From the genome of Pseudomonas hamedanensis:
GCATACAGGCTCTGACTGCCGAGAAACTTCATCAACACACCGGCCAGCAACGGCCCGATACTCGCGCCGACGCCATAAGTCACCAGCAACATCGCCGTCAGCGACACGCGTCGGTCGCCCTCGACATGGTCGTTGGAAAAGGCCACCGCCAGTGGATACAGGCAGAACTGCACCAGCGAGCACAAGAAGCCGACAACGAACAACACCTCCAGCGGCACCTGCGGCAAAATCGCCAGCGGCAGTGCCGCGACCGCCAGAAACCCGGCGAAGCAGCGAATCAGCAGCGCCCGGTCATAGCGGTCGGACAACCAGCCCAGCGGCCACTGCACCAGCAATCCGGCAAAAATGCAGCTACCCATGAACAGACCGACCTGTTCGGTCGACAGCCCCTGCTGGGAGGCATACAACGGCGCCAGACCGTAGAACGAACCGATGATCAGCCCGGCGCCAAGCACCGTGCTCAGTGATTGCGGTACGCGCTTGATAAAGAAGCGCGGCTCCATCGGCGCCGGATGCAGCGGCGCCGGATGAATCCGCCGTGTCAGGGCCACGGGCACCAGGCACAGCGCAAAACACAGGGCGACCAGCATCAGCAGCTCCAGGCCCAGGCCGGGGTGCATGACCAGAATCAGTTGCCCCAGCACCAGGCCCAGGTACGAGGCAATCATGTAGCCGCTGAATACCAGGCCGCGCTGGTTAGCGTCCGCCTGCTCGTTGAGCCAGCTTTCGATCACCATGTATTGGCACATCATGCCCAGACCGACGATGGTCCGCAGCACCAGCCACGCCGGCAGCCAGTCCACCAGGCCATGCCCGAGCACCGCCGCGCCGACGATCCCGGCACACGCCGAATACGCGCGGATATGCCCGACCCGGGCGATCAGCCGGTGACCGATCTTGCCGCCCAGCACCAGGCCGAAATAATTCGCCGCCATCAGCGCACCGACCCACAGGCCGTCGACGTTGTCAGCGGCCAGGCGCAGTGCCAGATAGGTGGATAACAAGCCCGAACCGATCAACATCATCAGTGAGGCGAAATACAGCGCTCGAAAGGATTTCCAGATTTGGCGCATCGGCGTTCCGAGCGGCTCCTTGCAATAAATACCGGACGATCAAAACGATAGTCCGGTGGCGACAGTTCGTCAGGCCTGGGCGGCCAGCACACGGCGCTCCCAGGGAGTGATTTCATCAAAGAAGCTGGTCAACTCCATGGTCTTCGAAGCGATGTAGCCTTCGATGAACTCTGATCCGAACAGTTCCCCGGCCAATGGGCTACGTTTCAGACGTTCGAGCGCCGCGTGCAAGGTACATGGCAGCGCAAGATTGTCCGGCACGGCGAATTCGCCCTGGATCGCCTCGGTCGGCTCCAGCGCGTGTTCGATACCATGCAAACCCGCGGCCAGACTGGCGGCGATGGCCAGGTAGGGGTTGGCATCGGCACCCGGCAAACGGTTTTCGACCCGACGAGCAACCGGTGAGCTGGCGGGAATACGCAAGCCGGCGGCGCGATTGTCATGGGACCAACACGCATTGTTCGGCGATGCATAGGGATGGCACAGGCGCTGATAGGAGTTCACGTTCGGCGCAAACAGTGCGGTGAAATCGGCCAGCCCGGCCTGCTGCCCGCCGATGAAATGGCGGAACATGGCGGTCGGCTCGCCGTACGAGTCCGTGAAGACATTCCTGCCGCTGGCGATTTCAACGATGCTCTGGTGAATGTGCATCGAACTGCCCGGCGTGTGCGCCAGCGGTTTGGCCATGCACACCACGGTCAGGCCGTGCTTGAGCGCGACCTCTTTGAGCAAATGCTTGAACAGGAAAGTCTGGTCGGCCAGCAGCAGCGGATCACCGTGCAGCAGATTGATCTCGAACTGGCTGACGCCCATTTCGTGCATGAAGGTGTCGCGCGGCAGGCCGAGGGCTGCCATGCATTTATAGACTTCACTGAAGAACGGCCGCAGACCGTTATTGGAACTGACGCTGAACGCCGACTGGCCGTCCTCGCGACGCCCATCCAGACCGACCGGCGGGCGGAACGGCTGGGTCGGATCGGTGTTGGGCGCAAAAACGAAAAACTCCAGCTCCGTCGCCACCACCGGCGCCAGCCCGCGCGCGGCGTAACGGGCGATGACCGCTTTGAGCTGCCCTCGGGTCGACAGGCTGGAGCTCCCTCCGTCCAACTCGTCGGCATCGCAGATTGCCAGGGCACGCGGCGTGTCGCTCCACGGCAAGCGATGGACTTGCACAGGGTCGGCCACCAGCGCCAGATCGCCGTCATCGCTGCCGTAGAACCGCGCCGGCGGATAGCCGCCCATGATGCATTGCAGCAGCACGCCCCGCGCCAGCTGCAAACGCCGCCCTTCGAGGAAACCCTCGGCGGTCATTACCTTGCCCCGTGGCACACCGTTCAGATCCGGGGTGACACACTCAATCTCATCAATGCCGGTCAATCGCTGCGCGAGTGAACCCTGGCCATCGCTTGTCATGACGCAATCCTTGTTATTGTGCGAGCCGCGAACGGCGACCCGTACAAAATAGGCTCCGGCTGTTCGGAATATCAAGCAACGTCAAGCAAAATCCGAAACTCTGTGGGAGCTGTAGGAGCTGACGAGTGCAACGAGGCTGCGATCTTTTGACTTTGATCTTCAAGAAAGGATCGCAGTCTTCAGCAGCTTCACTGGCTCTGGGCCTTGTCGTTTCTGGCTATGTCACCGCTTCGCAAATAACCATAAGTCGAGGAACATGGTTAGACCGGATTGTTCGCTTGCTAATTCGGAACCGGTATTAAAGCCTGTCATATCTGACAGTGGTCAAGCTGATCCCGAACGATGAACATGACGACTCGATGTTATTGAACTTGCAATCTTTATCAGAGAGATCGGAAATCATGAGCACAGAGACGATGAAGGAGAAAGTGGCAAACGCCAGTGTTGGCCAGAAAGTCACGGTTGAGTACACCTTTAAGGATTCTGCTAAGGACGCTTCAACAGGACAACTGGAGCGCCGCGTGTTGTCAGGCAGCCTGCAGGCAAAAGACACCTCAATGGTGACAGTAGTAAGTGAAAGTGACGTCTATGACGTCCGGACGATTTTGATAAGCAACATGACCGGCTTTATCTCCCAATGACCTTGTGTCAATTAAAAACACATTGCCTCGGTGGATATCACGGCAGATAAAGGCTGAACACCCCACCGCCCAACGGGCCGCCATTGCTGATTTCGGTGCGCCCTTCCACCCCGTTGCGCTGATGCAGGGCTGCGATGCGGTGGGCGAAATACAGCCCCAAGCCAGTGCTGCCGCTGCTGTGATTGATGCCCTGTACGTAATCGGCCTGACGCTCGAGCATCTCGGCCGGATAACCGTCGCCGTCGTCGTTGATGCTCAGCACCAGTTGCCCCGCCTCGTCGCTGACGGTAATCAGCAGCGATTCGCGGGCGTAGCGGATCGCGTTATTGATGCAATTGCCGAGCACCGAGGCGATCAGTTCGCGGTCAAAGAAACCCAGCGGACTCAACGGGTCGACTTCGTAAGTGGCAATGATGCCGCGGCTGGCGAAGACGTCCTGATGCGCCGCCAGTTGCGCTTCGATAAAGTCATCGAGTTCGTGATAGGCCGGTTGCAGCGGCATCTGGTTGACGCCCAGCTTGTACAGCCCGAGCAACTGCACCAGCATGCCGTTGAGGTGGGCGAACTCGAAGTCGATCACGCCCTGCTCGCTGCCTTCGCGCAGCTCCTTGGGCAAGCGCGCCAGCCACTGGCTGTGAGCCTGCATCAGCATCGCCAGAGAGTTCTTCATGTCGTGGACGGTGGAGGCAATCACCGTGGAAAAATCCAGCGCCTGCTTGTCGTGGTTCATTCGCCAAACGCCTTGCTTTTCAGCTTCTGATAACGCGCAAACCGCGCGTCGGTGTCGGGCATCAGGCCGACCGTTTTCAGGCAGGCCCGACATTCTTCCAGCTCTGCCGACGGCACGCTCGTGTCGGTACCGTGCAGCAGCGACTGGGCCATGTTCAACGCGATGCTGATGTTCTTCGGTTGCAGCTTCAGTGCCTTGCGGAACACTTCGCGGGCCTCCACCAGGTTGCCGGTCTTGTAGACCCGCACGCCCTGTCGGTTGAGGTCGGCCGCCGCGTTGCTGGAGCTGAGAATCGTCGGGTCATCGGTGAGCTTGGCGATGTCTTTCATTACCGCCGGGTCGTCGCCATAAATCTCCGCGCAGCTTTTGAGCATGGAAGTGCCCGCTTCGGCCTGACCGAGCATTTGCAATTGTTTGGCAACCAGCAACGCGGCTTCCGGACTCATGAACTGTTCCATGCCGTCGAGGCGCATCAGCGCTTGTTCGGTGAGTTTGTCGGCGGTTTCGGCATCGTTGAGCAGCAGGCTGGTGGCCTTCATCAGGCGCGCGCGAATTTGCAGGCCGGGATCGCTCGGGTTCTCTTTGGCCACCGCGCTGAGGGTGGTGTTGATCTCCAGGCGTGTGCGCGTGTCGAGGCCACGGTCACTGCCCTTGCTGATCAGCGCATGGGCCAGGCCCAGATTGCTTTCCGGATCCTTGAAACGTGATTGCGCACCCTGCGCCACGGCCTGACGATAAGCGCGCGAGGCGGTTTCGAAATCTTCGTTGGCCATCGCCAGTTTGCCCAGCAGCGCCTGACGCCGGACCGCCAGCGGCGACAGACGAATCGCTTCTTCCAGCACCCGTTGCGCGCCTTTGCTGTCACCTTCGGCGACCAGCACATCGGCCATGCCGTCGTACAGCGCCGGCATCATCGGAAAGACTTTCAAAGCCTTTTCATAGACCGCTTTGGCCTGAGCGACTTGCCCGCGCTTGAACAGCAATTTGCCCAGCCCGGCGAAGGCCCAAGGCAGCGGACGGTCGGCAATGATGCTGTCGTAAAGACGCTCGAGCGCTTCGTTCTGATTCATGTCGCGCAACGCATCGGCGCGGTAACGCAGGCACAGCGGCGAATAACGGATGTCCTGCTTGCACAGCGCAATACAGGCATTGAGCACCTCGGCCGGCTTGCCGCGATCGAGGGCTTGCAAAATCGGTTTGAGCAACGTCTTGCGTTGCTCCAGACGCTCCAGCCGCTGGGCCAGGCCGGAACGGTTGAACGGCTTGGTCAGGTACGCATCCGGCTCATGCTCCAACGCGCTGAGCACCATCGCCTGACTGGTCTCGGCGGTGACCATGACGAACACCGCTTCATGGCTGATGAGCTTTTCCGACATCAGGTCTTCAAGCACTTGCTGGCCGTTTTTCTTGCCGTCGCCGAGATGGAAATCCTGCAGGATGAAATCGTAGGACTTTTGCGAGCACATCTTCAGCGCCTGCTCGCCGGTGTCG
Proteins encoded in this window:
- a CDS encoding MFS transporter, which produces MRQIWKSFRALYFASLMMLIGSGLLSTYLALRLAADNVDGLWVGALMAANYFGLVLGGKIGHRLIARVGHIRAYSACAGIVGAAVLGHGLVDWLPAWLVLRTIVGLGMMCQYMVIESWLNEQADANQRGLVFSGYMIASYLGLVLGQLILVMHPGLGLELLMLVALCFALCLVPVALTRRIHPAPLHPAPMEPRFFIKRVPQSLSTVLGAGLIIGSFYGLAPLYASQQGLSTEQVGLFMGSCIFAGLLVQWPLGWLSDRYDRALLIRCFAGFLAVAALPLAILPQVPLEVLFVVGFLCSLVQFCLYPLAVAFSNDHVEGDRRVSLTAMLLVTYGVGASIGPLLAGVLMKFLGSQSLYAFFSFFALVLVWRIRPKAVTNLHQVDDAPLHHVAMPDSMSSSPLVAALDPRVDEQVVQEQMVQDPTPSSSEPEPAAQPESVDEDDLTSRDDKPAPDISGARP
- a CDS encoding glutamine synthetase family protein, giving the protein MTAEGFLEGRRLQLARGVLLQCIMGGYPPARFYGSDDGDLALVADPVQVHRLPWSDTPRALAICDADELDGGSSSLSTRGQLKAVIARYAARGLAPVVATELEFFVFAPNTDPTQPFRPPVGLDGRREDGQSAFSVSSNNGLRPFFSEVYKCMAALGLPRDTFMHEMGVSQFEINLLHGDPLLLADQTFLFKHLLKEVALKHGLTVVCMAKPLAHTPGSSMHIHQSIVEIASGRNVFTDSYGEPTAMFRHFIGGQQAGLADFTALFAPNVNSYQRLCHPYASPNNACWSHDNRAAGLRIPASSPVARRVENRLPGADANPYLAIAASLAAGLHGIEHALEPTEAIQGEFAVPDNLALPCTLHAALERLKRSPLAGELFGSEFIEGYIASKTMELTSFFDEITPWERRVLAAQA
- a CDS encoding sensor histidine kinase, with the protein product MNHDKQALDFSTVIASTVHDMKNSLAMLMQAHSQWLARLPKELREGSEQGVIDFEFAHLNGMLVQLLGLYKLGVNQMPLQPAYHELDDFIEAQLAAHQDVFASRGIIATYEVDPLSPLGFFDRELIASVLGNCINNAIRYARESLLITVSDEAGQLVLSINDDGDGYPAEMLERQADYVQGINHSSGSTGLGLYFAHRIAALHQRNGVEGRTEISNGGPLGGGVFSLYLP
- a CDS encoding tetratricopeptide repeat-containing response regulator yields the protein MSSYHQKRFLIVDDFSDFRSSVRSMLRELGVKDVDTADTGEQALKMCSQKSYDFILQDFHLGDGKKNGQQVLEDLMSEKLISHEAVFVMVTAETSQAMVLSALEHEPDAYLTKPFNRSGLAQRLERLEQRKTLLKPILQALDRGKPAEVLNACIALCKQDIRYSPLCLRYRADALRDMNQNEALERLYDSIIADRPLPWAFAGLGKLLFKRGQVAQAKAVYEKALKVFPMMPALYDGMADVLVAEGDSKGAQRVLEEAIRLSPLAVRRQALLGKLAMANEDFETASRAYRQAVAQGAQSRFKDPESNLGLAHALISKGSDRGLDTRTRLEINTTLSAVAKENPSDPGLQIRARLMKATSLLLNDAETADKLTEQALMRLDGMEQFMSPEAALLVAKQLQMLGQAEAGTSMLKSCAEIYGDDPAVMKDIAKLTDDPTILSSSNAAADLNRQGVRVYKTGNLVEAREVFRKALKLQPKNISIALNMAQSLLHGTDTSVPSAELEECRACLKTVGLMPDTDARFARYQKLKSKAFGE